The following proteins are co-located in the Microbulbifer sp. VAAF005 genome:
- a CDS encoding metalloregulator ArsR/SmtB family transcription factor, with amino-acid sequence MSENEPAPELSPAEAIPQLALTLKAAGDPLRLEILRLLSQDSYSVLELCRIFDLRQPALSHHLKVLAQAGLVNKHREGNNLFYRRTAATPLLAQLFTNLDHLPLADVRVQAVSRISEERAEASRRFFADYGNRFREQQELIASYDVYGPQVAQLLKPGRHALEVGPGEGEFLQELAQRFATVTALDLSSAMLERAQSFADEQGIKNIEFVCSDTRAAAARPASADTIVVNMVLHHTPDPAQIFHDLHGALKKGGQLLIAELQEHSQDWAREACGDLWLGFAPEQLSDWAATAGLQDGRSIYSALRNGFQIQIREFIKP; translated from the coding sequence ATGTCTGAAAATGAGCCAGCACCCGAACTGAGTCCAGCCGAGGCAATTCCTCAGCTGGCCTTGACCCTGAAAGCCGCCGGAGATCCCCTGCGGCTCGAAATATTGCGCCTGCTCAGCCAGGATTCTTACAGTGTTTTAGAGCTGTGCCGAATCTTCGATTTGCGCCAACCGGCCCTGAGTCATCACTTGAAAGTGCTCGCCCAGGCAGGTCTGGTAAACAAGCACCGCGAAGGTAATAACCTTTTCTACCGGCGCACTGCAGCTACTCCACTGCTGGCACAGCTTTTTACCAACCTGGATCATTTGCCTCTGGCCGATGTGCGGGTGCAGGCGGTATCCCGGATTTCTGAGGAGAGAGCGGAAGCATCGCGACGTTTCTTTGCCGATTACGGCAACCGCTTTCGCGAGCAGCAGGAATTGATTGCCAGCTATGACGTATACGGGCCACAGGTGGCTCAGCTGCTCAAACCTGGTCGTCATGCCTTGGAAGTTGGGCCTGGAGAAGGTGAATTTCTACAGGAGTTGGCTCAGCGTTTCGCGACAGTGACAGCACTGGATCTGTCTTCTGCAATGTTGGAGCGGGCCCAATCTTTTGCCGATGAACAGGGTATTAAAAATATCGAGTTTGTCTGTAGCGATACTCGCGCTGCTGCTGCACGGCCGGCCAGTGCCGACACCATCGTGGTGAACATGGTGCTGCACCACACTCCTGACCCGGCACAAATTTTTCACGATTTGCACGGCGCCCTAAAAAAGGGCGGGCAGCTTTTAATTGCAGAATTGCAAGAACACAGCCAGGACTGGGCCAGAGAGGCCTGCGGAGATTTATGGCTGGGTTTTGCTCCAGAGCAGTTGAGTGACTGGGCCGCGACTGCCGGCCTGCAAGATGGGCGCAGTATTTATAGTGCCCTGCGCAACGGCTTTCAGATCCAGATAAGAGAGTTTATTAAGCCCTGA
- the metK gene encoding methionine adenosyltransferase → MSEYRLFTSESVSEGHPDKIADQISDAVLDALLARDKQARVACETLVKTGIAVIAGEISTSAWVDLEELVRKVITDIGYTSSDVGYDGETCGVINVIGKQSVDIAQGVDRAKPEDQGAGDQGLMFGYATNETPTFMPAPIYYSHRLVERQAEVRKSGLLPWLRPDAKSQLTFRYDEQGRPCAIDAVVLSTQHNPDVSQKDLRDAVMELIVHNTLPLEWLHKDTKFHINPTGNFVIGGPVGDCGLTGRKIIVDTYGGSARHGGGAFSGKDPSKVDRSAAYAGRYVAKNIVAAGLAKRCEIQVSYAIGVAEPTSVAINTFGTGLVPEDKLVELVRENFDLRPYAISKSLDLLHPMYQLTAAYGHFGRDPFTHTYNWIDSNGQERSESFTAFPWEKTDKADALRSQAGL, encoded by the coding sequence ATGAGTGAATACAGACTGTTTACCTCAGAATCCGTATCTGAGGGGCACCCGGATAAAATTGCCGACCAGATTTCCGATGCTGTATTGGATGCTCTACTGGCCCGTGACAAGCAGGCGCGGGTTGCCTGTGAAACCCTGGTGAAAACCGGTATTGCTGTTATTGCCGGTGAGATTTCCACCTCTGCCTGGGTAGACCTGGAAGAGCTGGTGCGTAAAGTTATCACCGATATCGGCTACACCTCTTCTGACGTGGGTTATGACGGTGAGACCTGTGGTGTTATCAATGTGATCGGTAAACAATCTGTGGATATCGCACAGGGTGTAGACCGCGCTAAGCCGGAAGACCAGGGTGCTGGGGACCAGGGGTTAATGTTTGGTTATGCGACCAACGAAACCCCCACCTTTATGCCTGCACCGATCTACTATTCCCACCGTCTGGTTGAGCGTCAGGCTGAAGTGCGTAAATCCGGTCTGCTTCCCTGGTTGCGTCCCGATGCAAAAAGCCAGCTGACCTTCCGTTACGACGAACAGGGTCGCCCCTGTGCGATCGATGCGGTTGTTCTTTCAACTCAGCACAACCCGGATGTCAGCCAAAAAGATCTGCGCGATGCAGTGATGGAGTTGATTGTTCACAACACCTTGCCGCTGGAATGGCTGCATAAAGACACCAAGTTCCATATTAATCCGACGGGCAACTTTGTTATTGGTGGGCCAGTTGGGGACTGCGGTCTTACCGGGCGCAAGATTATCGTTGACACTTACGGTGGCTCTGCTCGCCATGGCGGCGGTGCATTTTCCGGTAAGGATCCCTCCAAGGTTGATCGCTCTGCCGCTTACGCGGGTCGCTATGTAGCTAAGAACATTGTCGCAGCAGGCTTGGCCAAGCGCTGTGAGATTCAGGTTTCCTACGCCATCGGTGTCGCCGAGCCGACTTCCGTAGCAATTAATACTTTTGGAACCGGTTTGGTACCAGAGGATAAGCTGGTAGAGCTGGTGCGCGAAAACTTTGACCTGCGCCCTTACGCCATCTCCAAATCCCTCGATCTGCTGCACCCGATGTATCAGTTGACCGCAGCTTACGGTCACTTTGGTCGCGATCCGTTTACCCACACTTACAACTGGATCGACAGCAATGGCCAGGAACGCAGTGAGAGCTTTACTGCTTTCCCATGGGAAAAAACTGATAAAGCGGATGCGCTCCGCTCCCAAGCCGGCCTCTAA